The genomic DNA TAAGATCACCTTGATTGGGCTTGAAGCTATGGATACAAAACCTTGAATGTGTCACTCCCAGCTGTACCCATCTCACAAACATTTCCTCTCCTGGTAATGGTCCTCCAAACCCACCTATGTCGGATCCATAGCTTTGCATGAGCGACATACCGGCATTGAGTTGAATAGCTTGAGATCCACGGAGGTTGTGCCAGGAAGTGTAATTATCACCTGACCAAGTTGAGTTAGCATATTTGAATGCGCCAACATTCCCGGAACGGGTCAGGACATAGGTTCGTCGGGTTGGATGGGCTGTCTCTAGGGCGGTGTGCGAAACATAGTTGACAAGCTCAGTATTGATCATGCGACCTATTTCGCCGACGGTCACCGGtccagaaggagaggacGTAAATTTGTGGGGCAAAGAAGTTGCACAGACAAAGGAGTCATCGTGGAGGTAGTACTCGTTGTTATCACTAATTTGCATTAGATGAACTCTCTGGCTTCGAGAAAAATTGCTTACTCCCACATCCCATCCACTCCTAGATCAATTAGACTCTTCACTCCGTCAGCCCACCATCGgcgtccttcttcactgGTCATATCCACCCAGCTGCCCTTTTCATTATCACCCACTCCTGCCGACCAGATACGTGTGACCACAGGAGCTTTAGAGTATGGATCGTAAAACAGCGCGTTGGAGGAATGGAGATCCTTATAATGAGGATGGGTTCGAAGGACATCTATTTCTCAGGGTTAGTGAAAGGGCATAATTCGATAGTGAATATCAAATCACATGGTTTGACGTTGGGAACCACTTTGATCCCTGCTTTATGAAAATGTGCAACCATCCCCTTAAAGTCTGGATATCGTTTGGTATTCATGGTGAAAACACAGCGATTTCCATCTTTGTCCGCCGTATAACCGGACGATAACTAGAGCCGGCGCATGTCAGTTACCCTGTATATTGAAGATCTTTGACAAGACCTACATGCATAGCCGAGCACGGTATGTCGTATTTCCGGCATAGTTCAGGCCAGGTAGAAAGTAGTTCCTGAGCCGGAGGATCGTCACTTTCTCCAAGACCCATACCGGAGGCTTTCATTGTGTCAATATCCGCGATGACGATGTTCGATAAGACTCACCAAGATATCCTAACCAATCCCTGCCCACTAGCCTTGGCCTTCCAACAACCTCAGCAAATGTCCTTACAACCTGTTCGACTCCCTTTCCCACCAATACCCATTCTTCAAGTCCTCCGTAATCCTGAGTGTAAGATTTGAAATACCCCCAGGGGTCATCATGAAGCCTGCGAACATTCCACTCGCCTCCAGCATTGGTAGGGTGATAAATGGCATAAGTGGAAGGCAGCTCTTCGCCTTCGGACCTGGGTCTGGGAGTGGAGATTAAATAGGGCGTATGCTTGTACAAAGGATCGGTTTGATAAGCGTCATAGGCGGCGGAATCGGAGCCGTGATTCATGAAAGACCGGTTGGATAGATCTAGAGGCGCTGCCTTTTCCCCCAAACCCAAGTGGAGATTGTCAGTTTCAACCCACCAGTGTCTCATTACACCATGTTCGGTAAGAGCATACGACCTGTTCGGGAGGTCTCCCAGCAGTCGAAACTGTTGTCCTGTGGAGAGAAAAGTCTCGTATGTTGTGAGAATGATGTGTTCTTTCCATgaaagatgaagctgaCGGCGTCGTCTTTCGGCTCCATCCAAGCTCTCGGAGGTAGGGCTCGGGAAGTCGAAGGTGGCTTCGCACTTAGCAGTATCTAGAGCAATCACCTTGAACTTGCTTTCAGAAGGAGCAAGCACAACATTGTCCTGTAAGGGTCTGGTCCTATCGGGCCCAGTGAGGAGTATGCGATACACGTTGggcaaagggaaagagattcTGTAGGTGAAGTTCTTGTAGATGCTCTCGGCTGAGGAgacgagagagaaggaggtgatCGAATCCCCTATGGAGGGACTGATAATAAGCTGGAAGCCAGAAAGTTCGCGTTCAACGATTGGCATGATAGCTGATGGAATTAAGGTAGGCGATGTGTTGTGAAGGGAATTGATCGACTTATATTTCTTATA from Cryptococcus deuterogattii R265 chromosome 11, complete sequence includes the following:
- a CDS encoding glicosidase, with amino-acid sequence MPIVERELSGFQLIISPSIGDSITSFSLVSSAESIYKNFTYRISFPLPNVYRILLTGPDRTRPLQDNVVLAPSESKFKVIALDTAKCEATFDFPSPTSESLDGAERRRRQLHLSWKEHIILTTYETFLSTGQQFRLLGDLPNRSYALTEHGVMRHWWVETDNLHLGLGEKAAPLDLSNRSFMNHGSDSAAYDAYQTDPLYKHTPYLISTPRPRSEGEELPSTYAIYHPTNAGGEWNVRRLHDDPWGYFKSYTQDYGGLEEWVLVGKGVEQVVRTFAEVVGRPRLVGRDWLGYLASGMGLGESDDPPAQELLSTWPELCRKYDIPCSAMHLSSGYTADKDGNRCVFTMNTKRYPDFKGMVAHFHKAGIKVVPNVKPYVLRTHPHYKDLHSSNALFYDPYSKAPVVTRIWSAGVGDNEKGSWVDMTSEEGRRWWADGVKSLIDLGVDGMWDDNNEYYLHDDSFVCATSLPHKFTSSPSGPVTVGEIGRMINTELVNYVSHTALETAHPTRRTYVLTRSGNVGAFKYANSTWSGDNYTSWHNLRGSQAIQLNAGMSLMQSYGSDIGGFGGPLPGEEMFVRWVQLGVTHSRFCIHSFKPNQGDLSGVGATNTPWMYPAVLPIVREAIKWRYEHLPFFNSLMWESHLRATPTTTWLGFGPFASDPALYEAAILEGFDAWLGNGRILVCPALFEGQLTREVYFPKACIDDKSLYFDLNAPYKAYKAGDRVVIATPLEHMGLFAREGAVVPVGKRYHTVTQKQGPARQTPDGVDVVLKEEGGVVGLDDWRGVKIFPGNEGNVYKGQWTEDDGISAAPDKTVVEVEYVGGKDEVIVEIKLTEHKFKTLWGRTLAVLLPVGDERSVKNGKEGVWEGRKVWNIEF